A stretch of the Porites lutea chromosome 12, jaPorLute2.1, whole genome shotgun sequence genome encodes the following:
- the LOC140953836 gene encoding uncharacterized protein yields MKNETWTVSKATRIGTCSSIGVLFLVASVLTVTTNGPLLLVIFKDPLKCFRRPFAVLIAGLAVTNFLFGAVVDTTAAKNEYHCVQDTDGKTKFASVADYFIDNSATLLVFALSVDRLLAVVFPFFYRYSVKSIHACIAAVAIWSFSLAFSLIQLTEFPQDIYDTIDVHLHVTFVLTATTIIYCVIHWTIRKRRVFFPIASRDSCRNSEQSWRNFKREREFALTAFLILLALVITQIPYLVMIIVKANCESCLETTWYFVGFKVSNFLLCGSVIANPFLYAWRVKMFRNSFMIVFCKSRIRHKAQEISLRQLEGRKSTNYRKELSFMHI; encoded by the coding sequence atgaaaaatgaaacttggacaGTTTCTAAGGCTACAAGAATCGGAACTTGCTCATCGATAGGCGTTTTATTTCTCGTGGCATCAGTTCTTACAGTGACAACAAACGGCCCTTTGTTGTTGGTGATATTCAAGGATCCACTGAAATGCTTCAGACGACCGTTCGCTGTGTTAATTGCTGGGTTAGCGGTCACTAATTTCCTTTTCGGTGCAGTTGTTGACACCACCGCCGCAAAGAATGAATACCACTGCGTTCAAGACACCGATGGAAAAACCAAATTTGCCTCTGTAGCGGATTATTTCATCGATAACTCAGCAACTTTACTAGTTTTTGCTCTGTCAGTTGATAGGCTCCTCGCtgttgtttttccatttttttaccgCTACTCCGTGAAGTCAATCCACGCGTGCATAGCGGCTGTTGCCATTTGGAGTTTCTCGCTTGCGTTCAGTTTAATTCAGCTAACAGAATTTCCACAAGATATTTACGACACGATCGATGTCCATCTCCATGTGACATTTGTACTAACAGCAACCACAATCATTTACTGCGTCATTCATTGGACCATTCGCAAGAGAAGAGTATTTTTCCCTATCGCTTCAAGGGATTCATGTCGCAACTCGGAACAAAGCTGGAGAAATTTCAAACGCGAGAGAGAATTCGCGTTGACCGCTTTTCTGATACTTCTTGCTTTGGTTATCACGCAGATTCCTTACCTTGTGATGATAATAGTTAAAGCAAACTGTGAAAGTTGTCTCGAAACAACTTGGTACTTCGTGGGTTTTAAGGTCTCCAACTTCCTTTTATGCGGAAGTGTTATTGCAAACCCTTTTTTGTACGCCTGGAGAGTAAAGATGTTTCGAAACTCTTTCATGATCGTCTTCTGCAAATCTCGAATCCGTCACAAAGCACAGGAGATTTCCTTGAGACAACTTGAAGGAAGAAAATCAACAAATTATCGCAAAGAGTTAAGTTTTATGCATATATAA
- the LOC140953520 gene encoding COUP transcription factor 2-like: MSWSQLHEVYWYDNPEKTIDCAVCNAPSSGRHYGVFTCEGCKCFFNRTVRYKLSYSCESSGNCRIDRQNRTQCQYCRFQKCVGVGMRRDAIRRGRPTKYSYLSRSSKSFTSQYDLITLLTQLERSTRAAITSAPNSPNMKSSPSHKVWTLFTAALKWVQHVPMFANLDICEQYSMLRCCWSDLFILIAAQYDLQIDSVALAYEIDTCTGMCNERKLRLKQTLANFHECLLRLRGLEEAEYACLRVMVLFSSDSVEAGCLPDAETSQEVVLSAMERYCKTRFPDETFRFGKILLKLMGLRAVNAKDLEFLFFSKVLPYSSIADVIRNQLVSDLPSPVHRLSYGECKEASLKSTCQ, translated from the exons atgtcgtgGTCACAGCTTCATGAAGTTTATTGGTACGATAACCCAGAAAAGACGATCGATTGCGCGGTTTGCAACGCGCCGTCGTCCGGTAGACACTATGGCGTTTTTACATGCGAAGGCTGCAAATGCTTTTTCAACCGAACGGTGCGGTACAAGTTGTCTTACAGCTGTGAATCCTCTGGGAACTGCCGCATCGATCGCCAAAATCGAACACAATGTCAATACTGCAGATTCCAGAAGTGCGTTGGAGTTGGGATGAGAAGAGATG CCATCAGAAGAGGGAGACCCACAAAATACTCCTACCTATCGAGGTCGTCCAAGTCGTTCACCTCGCAATATGACTTGATAACACTGCTGACGCAGCTGGAACGAAGCACCAGAGCTGCAATAACTTCTGCTCCTAACTCCCCTAACATGAAGTCCAGTCCAAGTCACAAGGTGTGGACACTCTTCACTGCGGCGTTAAAATGGGTTCAGCACGTGCCGATGTTTGCTAATCTTGATATCTGCGAACAATACAGCATGTTACGCTGTTGTTGGAGCGACCTGTTCATTTTAATCGCAGCCCAGTATGATTTGCAAATCGATTCCGTAGCGTTAGCCTACGAGATTGACACTTGCACGGGAATGTGTAACGAACGCAAACTACGACTCAAGCAGACGCTGGCCAATTTCCATGAATGTCTGCTGCGCCTGCGTGGTTTGGAGGAAGCTGAATACGCATGTCTTAGAGtcatggttttgttttcttcag ACAGCGTAGAAGCCGGCTGCTTGCCAGATGCAGAAACAAGCCAGGAAGTCGTTTTATCCGCTATGGAACGTTACTGCAAAACCCGTTTTCCCGACGAAACGTTTCGCTTCGGCAAAATTCTTCTCAAGTTGATGGGACTTCGCGCGGTTAACGCAAAGGACTTGGAATTCTTGTTCTTTTCCAAAGTGCTGCCTTACTCTTCCATCGCCGATGTGATAAGAAACCAACTTGTTAGCGATTTGCCTTCGCCTGTTCATAGACTGTCTTATGGAGAATGTAAGGAAGCTAGCCTAAAGAGCACTTGCCagtaa
- the LOC140921993 gene encoding uncharacterized protein translates to MSKGECLNKEDLHLAFGIFYLCLSPIATVTNSFMLYVARRDPHRQFNKPTNVFNLGIARIYVFTALIVLPFIGIDSILQSQHLSPEGMDAAKLFQDFLVCFVISSGCVTYLVISIERSTAVVFPVLNRKHVTVRRARILNTTITGICLLFSCILLTGIAPKYFYFAFIPIFLWLPCLGLLILPAIGLYALRRQARKIVATMQTECLTCEAYNQKEKARRNAQIRRYLLESLRVTITSIIILGFFTVVKILEMTRLELSCDELLEHLSYTILFVPVTLNPVILLKKIPAYWKAAKHIWNRR, encoded by the coding sequence ATGTCCAAAGGAGAGTGCCTGAACAAGGAGGATCTTCACCTCGcatttggaattttttatttgtgCCTCTCGCCTATTGCTACGGTCACAAATAGTTTTATGCTCTATGTTGCGAGGAGAGACCCACATCGACAGTTTAACAAACCCACGAATGTCTTCAACCTTGGGATAGCTAGAATCTATGTTTTCACCGCGCTCATTGTCCTACCGTTTATTGGCATCGACAGCATTTTACAAAGTCAACATTTGTCTCCAGAAGGGATGGACGCAGCAAAGTTGTTTCAAGATTTCCTCGTGTGTTTTGTTATAAGCAGCGGATGCGTTACATATCTGGTCATTTCCATCGAACGATCCACTGCCGTTGTCTTCCCCGTGTTGAATCGAAAACATGTGACCGTAAGACGAGCTAGAATACTTAACACGACTATAACAGGAAtatgtcttttattttcatgcatCTTATTAACTGGCATTGCCCCTAAATACTTTTACTTTGCATTTATACCCATTTTTCTTTGGTTACCATGTTTAGGTCTCTTAATACTACCCGCTATAGGTCTATACGCACTTAGACGCCAGGCTAGGAAAATTGTAGCCACCATGCAAACCGAGTGTCTCACATGCGAGGCTTATAACCAAAAGGAAAAAGCAAGGCGAAATGCGCAAATTAGGCGATACTTGTTGGAGTCATTAAGAGTGACAATTACTTCAATCATAATATTAGGGTTTTTCACCGTGGTTAAGATTCTTGAAATGACGCGCTTGGAGCTCTCGTGTGATGAACTTCTGGAACATTTGTCCTACACAATATTGTTTGTTCCTGTGACTTTAAATCCTGTTATACTTTTGAAAAAGATTCCGGCATACTGGAAGGCAGCGAAACATATTTGGAACCGGAGATAA